Part of the Harpia harpyja isolate bHarHar1 chromosome 16, bHarHar1 primary haplotype, whole genome shotgun sequence genome, TTTTTTGGATAATTAATTTTATTGCAGACCCTTGAAAGAGATAATGAGCTGCAAAgggagaaggcaaaggaaaatgaagaaaagttccTTAATCTTCAGAATGAGCATGAGAAAGCACTAAGAACTTGGAAAAAAGATGTAGGtttattaaattaaatgttaGAGTATTAAAAGGTTTTTGAAATAGTCATCAAGCATTTCAGGTAATTcctaaaagccaagaaaatattgcagaaataatGCAATAAAAACAACCAATTTCTTTTCCAGTAATGCAGACTATTctagaaattaatatttttaaaaggtagatTTAGGAGAAATGTTGACTTATGTGCTCTAAAAGGTCAGTCCACTTCCTGCAGTTCTGTAAAGCAAGAGCCAGGGTATTAGGTGTTACCTTGAATTAAGCACTTAAATATTCCATAATTACACACTTGCCATTACTGAGACATGGAAGCTGATATAGTTTTTAATTTACAttgaattttatgtatttttcaggaaatttgcaatttttttacaCAACTTATTCAGAGAATACCAGCATTTCTAGGCTGCACTCTTGTACCCTGAAAAAACTGTCAGTAGACTGtcatatggtaaaaaaaaatgaatgtaaaccCACATAGACTGAGATGACACAGACTGAAGGTACTTCTGAAGGGTCTTAtgcccagaaaaaagaaaaagcaacctcTAACTGAATCAGGTAGAGATACTGAAGGCCTGCATTAAAGCAGAGGTCCTGATTTGACAGAAATTATTCAATGTGGACTGTGGAGTGGAAGGGGAtaagaaaaggtaaaaacttCTATGTCCTCTCAGTGAATTCACCTCCGTGTACATCCAATAATTTCTCTTCAGTATTTGCCGTTCTTTTTACTACTTCATTACTTTTAAAGAATACTTCAGTAATTATTTAATCCAAAATAATCAGCAAAATATTGTAGCTGTAAAAATTGTCTGCAATAATAAATGCATGCTTACAAGTAAGAAAGATTAATACTTCTTCAATAAGACAAGATCTGTTTAGTGTGGGGAAACCAGACTCTAAGCAGCATTTGTTTAAtagtctgtcttttttatttctacGTAATCGGCACCTACTGCCAGAAAGGTTTTGAAATTGGTAGATTGATTCTCAGGGAGGCTGTGGGGAAATAATGCAAAGTTGTCCTTGTGATACTGTTGTCTAAGGCTAATTCTTTGAGTGCAGCTACTATGGAGATGACTGCAATCATGAGACTACAGACTAGCTGAACTGTTCTGATTCTCAGTGCTCTGAGAAGATTGGATCTCCCTGATTCCTAGGAGAGTCTTATACCATAGCTTCCTGTGTAGACATGGGAATTGGCCCTGCTCATTTCTCAGGAATGTTTGCAATATTTGTTTAGAAGATaattccgccccccccctccaTATTTCTGCTATGGCTAACCTAACTAGAAATTTGGTCTCTTAATATCGTAAAGTATAGCATCATCATGGATAATGTTAACATTATACACTgctttgcaaatatttgtaaattaaatgAAGGTATTTCTGTAAAATTGCCCTTCTGTTCTTTTTACAACTTGaattttttaccatactttttgttCTAAATACAAAGATTTGCTACATATTCACTGAAGAAGCATTGGATACTTGAGGCTAGTTATAGAAGTAAAGTGCCAAGCAAATTATTTGCTGTTGTAGTTTCTTGACAGCGTAGGTAGAGAATGAATGTTGACTAGCATGTTTATCTTTGagccaaaaaaggaagaaatctacTAATACAAATCTCACTTGAGCATTGCTACTTGAAGTaaatggtgaaaaaaaccaaTTAATAAAAGGTATCATCTGTAATGGAAATGCGGTTAAGATTTTGGTTTGAATGAAAGAGTTCAAAATTATCTTACTTTGTACAAAGAAATTCCTTAGTATCTATACTTTCTTTTAAGGATTTACTTTAATTTGCTAAGCTGTTGATACCCCTGTAAAATACCGTTTTATATATTTGAACATGCAGTAAAGATCtgtgtttctgtgctctgtgtACCCTCAATTATTACAGGAGGAAAACATGAGAAGAGAAATAGACACTATTAAAAATGAGCTGAATTCCCTTAAAGGAGTTCATAGACATCTTGAAGATTATCATCATCCTCAGGGAAATAAGCATTCTGAGCAAGTGGAAAATTTGCAGGTAAGTGTCTCTAATAGCTGCAGTACTTTCCATTTCTTGTAAAAAATATTAGAGAATGAGAGACATGACAGTTTTTCTAATCTGGCTGTCATGTCCACTGATCTTCCTTTGACACTGCTAAACCTAAAAATTTATCTAATGTAATCAATGATCTAAGATCCCATTGAAACTCACTATACCCAGAAAATGTTCCCCTTTCATCCAGAGGGATGCTTATATCATAGAAACTTGAGATGTTACCTCATTAATAAATTTATACATAATAGATAGCAGGTATCTTAATCTATCGTTACTAAATCTTActtcacaaacattttttttatgggTGTTTCTCAAATACTGTGGCAGACTGATTGACTTCATATGTATATAAGTTCCCTGGAAGTGTGGAAGTACGTCCACTTCTACTCAGAGGAATAATTTCAGCCTCTGTAACATGGGACAGATCAGAAGATTTGTTTTATCAACATATAGATTATCTAAGTTCTtcagttttagtttaaaaaaaccccagcctttaTTTCACTTAGCATGTTTAAGAATCATCAAATGCATAGCAAGCTCAACAAGTAATGAATGCAGGAGGTAAAAGGCTGTTTTATGCAGTGCAGGTTGAACTAGAGTTGAGCTTGCAGTGATGGGTGAACCAAATACACATTCAGCTCTATATTCAGAGCACATATGAGAAGTCAACAAGTGGTTAAGCACATAAAGATGGCCTTTCAGAGCAAAAGGAAGAGCATGTAGCCCTGCAGCTATGTGTTATCCCTTACTTATACTGGATTGCAAATTTATATTCCAGTCTTATATAAGATTGAAAAATGGGAAGAGTCATAAGCCATAAGAAAAACTTTGCCTGCACATTGAGTGTAGTCTGTTGTTCAGTTGAGTATTGGTTATGTCCGTTTTTCCACTAGTTTTTACATCCAAATAACGACTTATCCTTCAAAGAAGGGAAAACtcattttgcatatatatatgaGTTTGCTTTCAGTGTTAGGAAATTTGGAAGACACTAGGACTGTaaagacagattatttttttagaacTAGTCTATGAATTGTCAGTAAAATGACAAACCGTAATAATATTTTAGAATTTGGAAGAACTTAAAATCGTTTTCTTCAtaatgcatgtatgtatgtatgtttatagCTCACATACATATACACCCATACAtgaatatatacacatacatacctGCTGGTATGCACTTAATAACGCGATGAAAGTTAGACTTGAAATGAGCGCTCATCGTGCCAAAGCTGTATGAATTCTACAAGGTATAATGCAAATTGtgtaagttttaaaaatcattgtttcttttgaatgaaaatgaaatatgaattatgttgctgtggtttaaccccagccagcaactaagaaccacacAACCACTCACttacctccctcacagtgggatgggagcgagaatcagaagggtaaagtgggaaaactcatgggctgagataaagacactttaataggtaaagcaaaagctgcacacgcaagcaaagcaaaacaaggaattcattcaccacttcccattggcaggccggtgttcagccatctccaggacagcagggctccatcacacgtaaccattacttgggaagacaaacggcATCACTCCGAATGGTCCCCCCATCCCCCTTCCCACAGCTTTATATATTGGGCTTTTTTTGGTGGCATTTTATTAGGGTGTTTCTTCACTATTCAGCTCCTAGTTTTCACAGAACTTTATTGAATGCAGCTTTCAAAAACAAAGATGAATACAGCTACAGTAGTAGACCAGTGACTCTCAAGTTTTCAGTAGATTCGGGCTTCTTCTGTTGTAATTTCACTCAAGTTCAGGTTAAAAAGCCATCTGGgagggtgtgctggttttggctgggatagagttaattttcttcatagtagctagtatggggctatgttttggatttgtgctgaaaacagtattaaTAATACCtagatgttttccttactgctgggCAGTGCTTCCACAgggtcaaggccttttctgcctctcaccccaccccaccagcgaggaggctgggagtgcataagaatttgggaggggacacagctgggacagctgaccccaactgaccaagggatattccagaccataggacatcatgctcagcatataaaactgggggaagaaggaggaagaggggggacgttcggagtggtggcgtttgtcttcccaagtaacggttcagtgtgatggagccctgctttcctggagatggctgaacaccggcctgccgatgggaagtggtgaatgaattccttgttttgctttgcttgtgtgcgcagcttttgctttccctattaaactgtctttatctcagcccatgatttttctcacttttacccttccgattgtctcccccatcccactgtgagggaggtgagtgagaggctgcgtggtgcttagttgccagctggggttaaaccacaacagagggAATGAGGAAATGACTGACAGGAATTGCAAATTCATAAGCCTTATTTGCCCATAAAAATCCtaggtggtttgggggggggggggggagttagtatgtgtgtgtatgcacgtGTGTTTGAGTGTAAATAGCCATCACGCAGGTTTTTTCTGCATGTAATTACTGAGCAGGTCACTGATTTAGCCAGACAGAGGGAGTGATCCAGTCAGCACATGTACGACACATATTCCTTCCTCTGAGAAATTCTGTCAATCTGTGTAACTTTTCTCTGTGGACTGTAATATAGCAGGATCTAATTTCTTTCCTACTCTTCTTGGCTATTAGtctgctttcttctccatttaCATTAACTTTGTATACTTCAGGTGAATGGTCTTTGTTTTCCATCagaattgtaaaaataatttaaaatctaaGTCCTGAACTTTAAATCTAATCAGTGACTGTAGTAAATTATTAATATATGTATAATCTTTTGTTCCTTCTTATGCTAGAGTGGTCAGGAACACTCAAAAGACACTGAAATACAGGCTactcagaaagaaaatgagtgTATGCAATCTATAGTAAGAAAAGACAGTAATTCTGGACATGAAGAAGAAACCGAAGTAGAAAACACAATGGACTACTCTTTAAGCACTGAGGAATTACACATAGAAGAAAGTAATAACATTACATGGATAATAGAGATAAGTAGTATTGTTGAAGAAAGGATAAATGTTTACAGATACAGTATATGACAAGAGAATGCTTGAACCCTGAATTAGTACAAAAACATGTAACAACAGTAAAATTCTTTCTATCAGTAGTGCTAATCTATGATAAATTCACAAAGCTCTGAATGAAAGCGCAATACCTCAGTGGCTGCCCTGGGCCATTAAGTAAGATCCATGTGCTCAAGGTGTTGCAATACTCTTTCTGCATGCCAGTTCAAGAAGTGAATAGGGGTTAGGAAGAACTATAACGTGTATGGAAGTGTTTGGAAGCAAAACTAAGGCCTTTCCcctaaaacaatgaaaaaaggcagaaagagagtGATTGCGCTTCAGAGGACAATGAAGGTCTGTTCATGTGGATAATCATAATACTTTTCTATACAAAGCACTTTGTAACTCCAGTAAGTAATTTTTTTGAAGCCACCTAAACAAAATGTACTTAGTCTCTAACACTCGGTCTCTAAAATGTAGCAAAGATAAGTGGAAATTTAAAAGCTTATTAACTACAAAGTGACTGCTTTAAAGGATCAGTGCTCACAACCGTTGAGTGTATCTTTCAGAAAACACCCTTCTGGTATTGAAATGCTTGTTATTCCTCACTGGTCCACTACCGTCAAGTCATAGCATATTCCTTTTGGTATGAATGTAGTCCCTCAgacagtttttttggttttgttttccatttagcTAAAAACGtcactttcaaaaataaagacaaatacaGTTGCAGTAGTAACCAGTGGCTTAAACTTTATGTAGACACACAATGGTTGATTAAGTATGTGTTACAATTTCATAATGAAGACCTCTTTCAATAATAAGGCTGACAGATACCAGTTGGGAAATATTTCAACTATAAGCCATATCTAAAAATCTGTTAATATATTTTGCAAGTTACCATAATGCAATACTTACCTTCAGTAACTTTTTGATAGACTTGTGTGTGTAACGTAAGATAAGAAAAATCAGTATCGATACTAATCTTGAGTCGATCTCTTTGGAAAttttaaactgtaaaaataaagcattacttAACCTCTGGGTTATCTATCACTAACTAGAGAATACACTTACTCTAACAGATTTACAAGttcttgaaaacagttttaaggaTGAAATTAATGTTGCTAGCCCttatgcagaaaagcaaagggagGCTTCTCCCAGGAATACCCTCTGCACAGATACTGATTTAATTACCCAAGGACAGACCTCGGAAATACATGTCACCGAgtgcaaagcagaagaaaatctaGAAGCAACACATAGAATGTTACTGGatgaaaacaatgcaaatttAGAACAAAAGCTACAGGCCAGCACTGAGCTATTGGCAGCATGCCACACACAAACAAGAAAGGTTTTTCTAGACAGTACTGACACTGTAGGTGCCTACAAGAAAAATGGAAGTCGGGAGATGGACTCTAACAAGCGAGAATTGTGCAATACTACAGATGAATCCATTTGTACTAAGGCGGATAAAAAATCAAATACCATACAACACAACGAAAGTGTCCTTACACCTGAAGCACCCAAAACCGAGTCTGAAGCAGTTCTTTGCACTGAGAAGAATGCTGTGCGTGAGAGAAGTACAGATAATCATCAAGCTAAGGAATCAACTTTTGGTGTCCTATCTTATATTAAAGAAAATTCTCAAACAGAATACCAAAAATGTAGCTTGCTGGACAGTGACAATTATGTAGGCAATGGAGTAcgtaaaacagaagaaaacttgttaaATGTGAGTGGTTTATGTGGAGATACACTTCCTTTTAAACAGATACACATAGATGCTGAGGACAGAAATTACCATCCCAATGCCAGAAACATAAACAGAAATGGTGCACTGAGGAGTACTGGTGTTCTAGCAACTGATGCTCCAAATCTACTAACCGTTTATTGTGATAATGCAAGCAGTGATGATGCCACAAAAGAACGCAGTGATAATATGTCTCTCTCGGGTACTACTTTCAATTTATGTCCCCCAAAAATAGAAAGAGGAGTAAATGTGGATGACACGTGCAGCAAGCAACCTGAACAAGACAGTACTGAACAAACAGGGAATGCTACAAATTCATGTACTTTGAACACTGAAGCTATATCTCCAGTGAAGGCTGATGGTCTTGAAATAAttgttaataaaaaaaccccaacagttagAATTAGTACAGATAAACTAATTCCATGTAAAAAAGTTAATGATGATATTCAGGTACACTCCATCAAAAACAGACATTCCCTGGAGATTAATAATTCAACAAATAACACActgctaaaagagaaaaaaggctcaCCGACTAGTACAGTTCCAGGAAGGAAGTTTGCTGAGGGTCACCTGAAAGAATCATGCTCTTTACCCATAAGAACATCTGGAAATTTAGTAAACATAAGTGGAAGGTCATCCTTTGATCTTTCAACCTCAGAtaaaaaagctgagaaaactCCAGTATACTTAAATTTTTTAGACCTCAGTTCTTGTTCAAGAGTAAATCAAATGAGAGGTCAAGCTACATGGACTTCAGCTTCCAAGGAACCTTCCCTTTTGAAAGAGAAGCTACCATGCTTAGTGGAAAACACAAAGGTTATTTCAAAAACACAGTGCCAAAATTTTAGTGAAATTGTTGACAGAAGAGAGACAGGACTAGGTAAGAAGAATAAGCATTTATGTTTTGAAGCATGTACTGAATATACATagaaaaattatcaaaatgtGAAATTTCTGCATCTAAGTTCAGTGTAGCATAAGAAAAATGTAAACCTTCTGACATTTTAGTtatgtggcaaaaaaaaattgaaagatgaAATTTCTCTGTTAATTTATAGTATAAATGCAACTAAACAGCTTTTGTTTGCTCAATTATCTGATTAAATAAACTTTTTCTCATATTTCCctttgtgaaagaaaagcagtgcaATGACAAACTGAATTTTTATAGGCATTTCTAACCCCAGTGTAAAGCATACTCTATCAGGGCTCTGCATGTATCTGAAAAGCACTGAGCAGCTTTGGGAAATTATTCAGTGCCTTCGTTTTGCATAAAAATTAGGGTAGTTTTTTTAACCAGTAGATGGTTATTTGAATGGGGCTTAGAGAAagtttacttttttattttattgtacatCTTTGATTCAGATGGACACTTAAAACCATCTGAATGTGTTGAGTGTGTGAAAGGAGGAGTTTATAGTCTTTGAAGCTCTCGAAAACACACTTGGCTGTTAAGAGTGCTCAAGGAGCTTCTTCATCTCCTGCTGTAGGCACTTGCTGATTATTTGCTGAGCAATATATTGCATATGCAAAACAGTAAATATGAACTTTATTCCACGTTTCTAAATCATTACTGAAATGtggaaaaactgtattttagatTTGTTTTGCAGTAAAAATAGCTGCTAGATTACCCCTTATTTATTTACTAGAAGTGCTGTTTCTAAACTCAATCTTTTACCAGAGTAATAAAAGTATCATCTCTGTTTCCACAGTAAACTGACTCCATATGCTTACAGATGTTCCTCTACTTCAGTAACTGGACAGAGTAAAAGATAGTATGACTGGTGCCTGCCTTTCTCAAAATAAAGCTTGCATGTGGATTCTATTCTTAATGCCTGCTGTAAACttaaaaaagcagattaattCCTAGGctcaagaagaaatgaaagcctGGCTTTTGTAGAAAATGGAGCTTTGGGTGCTTAGATGTCTCTCAAAAGAGCTAGATCCACAATAAAGGGTGTTTGTGTCTATTTGAGGTTTTGTTGATGTAGTGTTTTGAGCTTTGCCCCTTGAATGTACAAAGACCAGAATGGACTCCCATCCCTTAGTTTTGTGGCCAGTGGCAGCAAGACAGAAAACCAGCAGTCTGGTTTCTTTATATTGTTCTGGTATTATGAATTTAGGTTTATAGGTAATTTCATTTCTGTACTTGGTCTGTTGCctatgtatatttgtatatagGCACACAATTTTTTGAATTTCAGTGTCAGAAAAGTCTTTGTTCCTGAAGCGATAGTGGTGGTTGCAAGATAGCAGAATCCTGATCTCAGATGGtacattatttcttttaataatgtGAATTTGATACCCATTTCAAGAAAATGAATGCATAGTTATGTGAAGTTCTGCATGTATCTTTTCTGTAAGCACAGACAGCACTATCTGAAGTTCTTCTATgtgttcctcctccttttcttgtCAGAAACCTTTCTGTACGCAAAGTACTGTAATTCCAAGAAGTGACTCCGAGATGTTCATCCAAAGGAGTTGG contains:
- the CCDC73 gene encoding LOW QUALITY PROTEIN: coiled-coil domain-containing protein 73 (The sequence of the model RefSeq protein was modified relative to this genomic sequence to represent the inferred CDS: deleted 2 bases in 2 codons; substituted 4 bases at 4 genomic stop codons), yielding MQAEMSRGVCLRGKDEEYPFENRVTAPEGIAQKGKVYANEXFEVAKSSIGRNGALDQEGKVSVKVLSADKTEXSHPEAGAEGGGXEEKKLPKPETSRKQVXRMDADFKTQALDSSLQSPSETLLSIRLLDFKTSLLETIEELRIRRETEINYEDQISKIVVEKQELEWQKETLQHQMDVLHQQNKEAMAAFKKQLQARMFAMEEEKGKYQLAVETKEKEIDGLKEALKALQISKYTLQKKLNEMDQKLQMYLTVKEEHHKKLNEVERCYATIACQFGIVKGVHGKLEHSVQEAIQLNKKLTSVNKRQETEISNLKDELKKVTTDLIRSKVTSQYRVGEENINLAAKEKQFQELQQKIRMETAVSKKVEEENTHIKEEKLEILSSLQCVQELLQRITQTNVRMESELNALKEEYQTLERDNELQREKAKENEEKFLNLQNEHEKALRTWKKDEENMRREIDTIKNELNSLKGVHRHLEDYHHPQGNKHSEQVENLQSGQEHSKDTEIQATQKENECMQSIVRKDSNSGHEEETEVENTMDYSLSTEELHIEENLQVLENSFKDEINVASPYAEKQREASPRNTLCTDTDLITQGQTSEIHVTECKAEENLEATHRMLLDENNANLEQKLQASTELLAACHTQTRKVFLDSTDTVGAYKKNGSREMDSNKRELCNTTDESICTKADKKSNTIQHNESVLTPEAPKTESEAVLCTEKNAVRERSTDNHQAKESTFGVLSYIKENSQTEYQKCSLLDSDNYVGNGVRKTEENLLNVSGLCGDTLPFKQIHIDAEDRNYHPNARNINRNGALRSTGVLATDAPNLLTVYCDNASSDDATKERSDNMSLSGTTFNLCPPKIERGVNVDDTCSKQPEQDSTEQTGNATNSCTLNTEAISPVKADGLEIIVNKKTPTVRISTDKLIPCKKVNDDIQVHSIKNRHSLEINNSTNNTLLKEKKGSPTSTVPGRKFAEGHLKESCSLPIRTSGNLVNISGRSSFDLSTSDKKAEKTPVYLNFLDLSSCSRVNQMRGQATWTSASKEPSLLKEKLPCLVENTKVISKTQCQNFSEIVDRRETGLGSTNFNRAANALNTSSIYRDPQGDPSEEWNAIAKTFYDSSFPTEHVKEGFTALQHEQKSSHVTVTPARSESALRDEDSCSIHNSIIQNQIEEIEKFLDLERLHSGRKRKYEEGQ